The Horticoccus luteus DNA window CCTCCGCGCGCGCACAGATTTGCGCCACGTCACCCTGCGGCCCCGCATGCCGGCCTTGTTGCAGAAAAAGTTGCGCGACCACCACGTCGCCTCCCCTCCACCCCGGCGCGTCCAACAGCGTTTCCAGCAACGGCTCGTTGAACGCATACGCTTCGCCCGCGCGCCGCTCCATGCTGCACGGCGCCACCTCCGCCGCTCCGCCGAGCAGCACCGCCAGTTGTGCCGCGATCTCGTCGCGCGCCGCCGTCACCGCCCGCACCGGACTTCCATGATCGACCACCGCCACCTTCGTCGCGCCCCGCGCCGGCCCCGTCGCGCGCACAAAATCCGCCAGCATCTCCGCCAGCACCATCTCGCCCGCCCGATGCAGCGGATCCGCCACCGTCATCGTCAGCCCGCCAAATTCTCCGCGCCACCGCTCCGTCGATTCCGGCAAAAATTCCGTCAACGCCCGGCTCGGTCCGATGAAGAGCGGCACCACGCCAAACCGCCGCGCCCCCGCGTTCGCCCGCCTGCGCACCGCCGCCTCCAGGACTTCCGCCGCCCGCCCTCCCAATTCCGCCGCCGGCACCTTGTCCGCATGCAGGACCGACACCGGTTCAACCAGCCGTCCAAGACGCGCGCCCAGTTTTTCCGCCAGCGCGCGCAGCGATCGAATCGCCGCCGGCGCCAGTGAACCGTTGTCGACGAGAAACAGGTGCTCGCACGCCTCCGCCATCAGGCCACGTTCGCCAGTTCCACCACGCCGGACGCCGGCACCGCCAGAGCCGACGCCTGCGTCAACACCTCCGCCAGCCGCACAACCTCGCCCACGATGATCAACGCCGGTTTCCCGAGAATCGTCGGCGCCAGTTCTCCGGCGCTGCCCAGCGTTGCAACGCGCACTTCCTGGGTCGGCAGCGACGCATTGGTCACCACCGCCACCGGCGTGCTCTCGCGCAGCCCGCCCGCCGTAAGCGCCGCCGCGATCTGCGGCAGCCGCCGCGCGCCCATGTAAATGCACAACGTCGCCCCCGTTTTCGCGAGCGCCGCCCAATCCACCCGCGTCTCCGCCTTCGCGCACTCGTGACCGGTCACAAACACCACCGCCGACGCGTGGTCGCGATGCGTCAACGGCACGCCCGCCGCCGCGCCCGCCGCGATCGCGGCCGTCACGCCCGGCACGATTTCGCACGGAATCCCCGCCGCCGCCAGCGCGTGCGCCTCTTCGCCGCCGCGCCCAAACATCAACGGATCGCCGCCCTTGAGCCGCACGACATGGTGGCCCGCCTGCGCCTCCGCCACGAGCAGCGCCGTCGTTTCCTCCTGCGGCACGCAATGCCGACCCGCTCGTTTTCCCACGTAAATCGCCCGCGCCGTCGGGCACAACTTCAGCAATTCCGGATTCGCCAGATCGTCGTAAATCACGACCTCGGCCTCTCTTAACGCACGTTGTCCGCGCACCGTAATGAGCTCCGGATCGCCCGGCCCCGCGCCGACCAGCGTCACGCGCCCGAGCGATTGGTCATAAAGTGAAATTTGTTCTTTACTGAACATCTAAAGTTTAGA harbors:
- a CDS encoding sirohydrochlorin chelatase, with protein sequence MAEACEHLFLVDNGSLAPAAIRSLRALAEKLGARLGRLVEPVSVLHADKVPAAELGGRAAEVLEAAVRRRANAGARRFGVVPLFIGPSRALTEFLPESTERWRGEFGGLTMTVADPLHRAGEMVLAEMLADFVRATGPARGATKVAVVDHGSPVRAVTAARDEIAAQLAVLLGGAAEVAPCSMERRAGEAYAFNEPLLETLLDAPGWRGGDVVVAQLFLQQGRHAGPQGDVAQICARAEAASAGGRVRRTPLLGEHPRLIDLLAARAREVMAR
- the cobA gene encoding uroporphyrinogen-III C-methyltransferase; this encodes MFSKEQISLYDQSLGRVTLVGAGPGDPELITVRGQRALREAEVVIYDDLANPELLKLCPTARAIYVGKRAGRHCVPQEETTALLVAEAQAGHHVVRLKGGDPLMFGRGGEEAHALAAAGIPCEIVPGVTAAIAAGAAAGVPLTHRDHASAVVFVTGHECAKAETRVDWAALAKTGATLCIYMGARRLPQIAAALTAGGLRESTPVAVVTNASLPTQEVRVATLGSAGELAPTILGKPALIIVGEVVRLAEVLTQASALAVPASGVVELANVA